The Ziziphus jujuba cultivar Dongzao chromosome 12, ASM3175591v1 sequence caagttttattcCTTTTCTTGCAGATAGACCATAATGCATGGCATGATCATGATTGTATGCTAAAAGATGTCGCAACTTGTGAAGCCTTTTGATCTCTGAAGGTAACTCAAACACAAAAGATTTCTTTAGATCCAAAGTCTCAAGGTTTGCCAATTCTCCTATGGACCTTGGGAGCATACTTACTCTGGTGCTTCGAAGACTTAAATATCGTAAATGGAATAAGTTCCCAATATCTTCATGAACAGAGTCCACATGACCATCTTCAAAATCTAATACTTTTAGAAGCTTGAAGTTCTTTGACAATGTACTCTGCACAGAATTTTCTAATACAATTCCATTGCTGTTGAAACTTAAAATAGTACGAACATGAGAGATTTGATCGGTGCTAGAAAGAACATCATATGAACTATTGACAATCGATAGGCGGCGTGTTACTAAGCCTCCTCTGAAAATGGATTTGTCTCCAGATAGAATGTGACCAAAACTTGCATCCTCCATTTTTTTGAGAATAACTTCACGCAAAAGATCATGGATTCGGCAAGTTCTAACTTTACCATCTAAATCCACACATGACACTTGAACAAGACTTCTATGTATGAGCTCAGTTAAGTACTCTAATGCAACTTCTTCTGATGTTTTATCTTTCTTCTGTTTCACAAAACCCTCTGCAATCCATTGTCGAATTAATCTTGAACATCGAATAGGATAGTTCTCTGGGTACATACCAATATAcaagaagcaagatttgagataATAAGGCAGATCATTATAACTTAGAGATAGAATTCTCGTGATACTTGTAAGATAAGGATTACTCTCCAACTCTGAATGGAGGCTATCATGCAATTTTCGCCATTCATTGACCCTCTTATCTTTTGTTGATAGAAGACCGGCTATGGCTACAATTGCAAGTGGTAATCCATTGCATCTTTCAACAATATTACGAGATAACTTCTCTAGGTCAGCAGGACAATGCCCTTGATCAGACTCAAACTGGAAAGTCTTTTTGCAAAATAGTTTCCAAGCCATTTCAGGAGGCAGAGGCTGCAGCTTGTGGATGTGCACTAAACATGAAATTCTACAAAAATTTGCGACCTCCATACTCCTTGTAGTTATCACTATTCTCCCACCGCTTTGATTATCAAGTAAAGCATGTTCTATATCCCCCCAAAAATGTACTCTCCAAACATCATCAAAAATAACAACATACCTCTTCTGCTGTAAATATTTTCTTAGCTGTTGAGTCAGTTCATCTTCATCCATTGCATCAATTCCTTTAGGAATAGGTTCTTTGTTTCCCTCGCTGAACTGCTTTATCACGCCTTTTAGTAGCTCCTCCTTCCTGTATGATTGAGACACTGCTATCCATGCATGACAATCAAACTTTTCTTTCACAGAATCATAGACCTTCTTGGCAAGAGTGGTTTTCCCCAATCCCCCCATTCCCACCACCGAAGTCACAGTGCGTTGTAGCTTTTTATCCAACAACCAACCAACAAGTTCATCTCTAGGAGATTCAATACCAACAACATCAGCTTCTTGAAGATAAAGAGCTCCTTTACGAGGGTCATACCACGAATGTTCATCTTCATGAGAAGCAATGGACATTCCTTCTTTAGTTGAATCAAAACCATACTTCCCAGTACTTCTTTCCTTGATGTTAAGAACTGCTAGTTTGATGTCATGAATCTGAGATGCAATATGGATGCGCGGTTGGAGTTTTACAACAGACCTACCGATTTCATGGAGATAAGCAATGAAGCCACGGCGACGGTGGCTTTGTGCCAGCTGCAGTGTGTACTCGTCAATGACATCTTCAATCTGAAAAGCAACTTCCCTAAGCTGTTTAACCCAGGCTTTAACACCATCACCAGCTTCGCAGTCTGATCTTTCAGTTTCAGCCTTCATATCTGCGTATTTGAGGAAACACTGAAGGGCTTCTAGTTCAAGTTTAATGCATAAAACTTCAGAACGAACCCCTCTCAAAAAGTTTACTTCTTGTGCAAGCAGTGATACCAGATGGTCTATGACATAGCCTATTGCAGTCTCTGACATTGTTAGGTTTTAGCTACCTAAATTTGTCTTCTTAATCAGTCAGAAATTGGGGTTCTAAAAAGAATTACAAGAATAGGGCTGGAGAGATTAAAGAGAGCGTCTAAAGATCATTGTAAGTCAGCTTGACTCTTTTAAGGTTTCTCTACACCAGCAAGTCTTTTGATTATTATACATTTCGATATATTTTATACCATATGCGACAAAATGTCATTTTTGAGTTGTGTGCAAAATTACAAACCATCATGCAAATTGCAATCACTATAGATATATTTTCTATCTAAATGAAAAAGATTCATATATTTCTATTGACCTATTCTTCATTCATTGGAGAGGACAAAGCCTATTGACCTGCGTTTACTTTAGATAGAATTATACAAATGACTCTTATGTGAACACGCAAGggggcaattttttttttaactttttttagcAACTCTGCTTACACGACATGGTGGAGCGAGAGTGGAAGGAAAAAAGATGACTAATCACTTTGCGGATCCGTGATTACTAGTTCTATCCTTGGTAAGCCCCATAAGCGCCTCATGTGGCGGAAGGTCCTAAGGCTGGATTTTGTTGGCCTACGCTACATGGATTTGACAAAAAACTAAATGGACAAATGATATGCTGACCCAAATAGTTCTTAAGCCAATGATATCCATCAAGAGACTTTTTCTCACCAAAGAAAAAAGACTCTGCTTCTTTCCTAAGtagtttatttaattgattCATATGTAGTTGGAATATATAAACTCAGCATGATATCTAAATCTGTTTTGTTTGATTAAATTAGTGAATAAAATTAATTCCAAATGGATGATAAATACCTGTTCAATGACAACAAAAATCATGGGCTCATTTGTTGACCTTTCTTTCCACCTTTTTGACTATtattacaacaaaattaatTCTAGAAGGG is a genomic window containing:
- the LOC107409838 gene encoding disease resistance protein RPM1-like is translated as MSETAIGYVIDHLVSLLAQEVNFLRGVRSEVLCIKLELEALQCFLKYADMKAETERSDCEAGDGVKAWVKQLREVAFQIEDVIDEYTLQLAQSHRRRGFIAYLHEIGRSVVKLQPRIHIASQIHDIKLAVLNIKERSTGKYGFDSTKEGMSIASHEDEHSWYDPRKGALYLQEADVVGIESPRDELVGWLLDKKLQRTVTSVVGMGGLGKTTLAKKVYDSVKEKFDCHAWIAVSQSYRKEELLKGVIKQFSEGNKEPIPKGIDAMDEDELTQQLRKYLQQKRYVVIFDDVWRVHFWGDIEHALLDNQSGGRIVITTRSMEVANFCRISCLVHIHKLQPLPPEMAWKLFCKKTFQFESDQGHCPADLEKLSRNIVERCNGLPLAIVAIAGLLSTKDKRVNEWRKLHDSLHSELESNPYLTSITRILSLSYNDLPYYLKSCFLYIGMYPENYPIRCSRLIRQWIAEGFVKQKKDKTSEEVALEYLTELIHRSLVQVSCVDLDGKVRTCRIHDLLREVILKKMEDASFGHILSGDKSIFRGGLVTRRLSIVNSSYDVLSSTDQISHVRTILSFNSNGIVLENSVQSTLSKNFKLLKVLDFEDGHVDSVHEDIGNLFHLRYLSLRSTRVSMLPRSIGELANLETLDLKKSFVFELPSEIKRLHKLRHLLAYNHDHAMHYGLSARKGIKLENGIGCLEGLHKLYMLDANASGVDRIKELRKLTQLRRLGIEKLKSEDGKILCWSIEEMKHLESLDVRAISEDNIIDLESISSPPQFLQRLYLYGRLNKLPEWITKLENLSRIEIFWSKLEEDPVKSLKNLHNLLELIITHNAYDGEQLQFEKGVFPKLKILKLRNLSGLRCVVIEEGSLQNLENLCIGPSPKLKEVPFGICHLQKLEMLEFYDMSHEFIMSMHSKGEDYEIVQHVPLLLIHYGCDGGEYKTVRLY